The Syngnathus acus chromosome 12, fSynAcu1.2, whole genome shotgun sequence genome contains the following window.
TGTCGTGTGtttcaaaaaaatctttctccTGCGTCGACTCGAGTAGTTTGGATTACACGTCGAAGTGGTGACCGGCCCCCCTCCCGGATGAAATTCAGCGCCCGGAAAACGTCGAGGGATCCGCTTATCGACGTTAAATGCGCCTTTGAAGGAGACGCGTCGCCTTCCTCCTGGTGAAGTGAAGTGGAGCTCGGTTGTAACTCAACCCGAGCGCCACCATGCAGGGAAATGTCGGCGTCTACGcggtgaagaggaggaaaaagccCATTCAGAAGAAGTACGTGTGCATGTATTTTACGTAGTCACTCATTGACTTCTGCCAAGTGTTTTGATAGACGTCGTCCATCATGTCACTTACGTCATCCTACCACAGTTATTAGAAAGTTGGCGTAATAAGCACGATGGAGCCAACTTTGTCCGTGTTTTGGCCATATTTGGTCACTTCCCGGCAGGTAAATGCGGGCAACTTGATTCCGCTGACTGGCTGTGCGGGTCTAAAGTTACATTGACGCTTATGCATGATTTGCCCCCACACGCACACCGCGTGCCCCCCAAGCAAGAATGAAGAACTgtatactgtaaaaaaatgtctagCGTATTGCATTGTAATTTTGAGTTATTAAATAGTCTGGTCCATCTTGTCATATAGATCGAATATTTTCCCCTTGTGAGATTTTCATGCAACTGAACACCTAGTGTTGTCGTTGTCTAGTGCCGCGCCCCCGCCCGTGAAGACCAACCCGTCCAAGCGGCACCGGGACCGCCTCAACGTGGAGTTGGAGCGCCTGACAGGCCTGCTGCCTTTCTCCGAGGAGGTCCGCAACCGCCTGGACAAGTTGTCGGTGCTGCGGCTCAGCGTGGGATATCTCAAAGTCAAGAGTTACTTCCACGGTCGGTTGAGTGTGACGCCTCATACATCAGCTCTTTAAAAAAGCCACACCACACATATACTGtcaagtttaaaaaagaacatgGCATGTAGCGTTTTTGCAGCGGCCGAAAAAAAGACTCCGCTGCATGAATAATGAATGCGGCACTTGGATGGTGCAGAGGTCGGATGGCAAATGGGTGGAAGCCCCGAAAGACGGACTCGGTACTTGGAAGCCGTCCCCGAGCGGATTCCCGCTACAACAACAAAGGGGTGGATTGCTGCGGTCACGTGACGCCCGCTTCTTGACCAACATGTCAGGGGAAATTCCTGGGTTTGTGGGGGGAGACGAGCGGCCGATCCTGcgggtttgttttgaaaagcgAGGCGTAGCGAGCGGGAGGAGGGGGGATGAGGAAGCTACTTTGCGTGCCATGCAGTCATTACTGTAAGGGGAAAGGAGTCATTGTTGAACTGACGGGAGATTAGATTCCCCCTTTAAGAGGTCCTTTCACTAGCCAGTCTCATTTGTCCCTAACCACAAAAACACCGTCTTCCCCCAAACCactgtaaaatgtttgttgataCAGATTTACAGTGAACCCCCTCAGGGGCCTCACAAGCTTTTATAAATGGAGAAGCAGACAGCCTTCTGATTGTGCCGGAGGAGCATTCAAGGACCATCAACAAAACAGGACATCTCAGACACCGAGAAAAAATTCATGAACCCAACGACACCAAGATTCCACCAGATAGCACCAAAGTAACATTTTTATTAGATTCTTGCCTTAGTATTTCTTTATCGGGCCCCTTCAgtttacatttattaaaaCACACTTTGACCAGTGCAGGTACGAAAATTATTTAAGGGGCATCAACGACAATTCCAAAAGTTTGCTGAAATGGAAAAGTATCTTTGCAGAGCAGCGCAGGAAATGCGCGCCGCTCCGTCCCGGCGACGGGCAGTCGGCATCGCTAGACGGTATCAGCTTCTCTGAGGGTGAGCTGCTTCTCAAGGTGCGATGACGTCGTTGCTACGTGGGTGTGTTTTATTCGCTTGCTTCCTCGTTCTCGCTAACCGGCCTCGCCCGCTCTTCTGCAGTCGCTCAACGGCTTTGTCTTGGTGGTGACGGGCGATGGCACCGTCTTCTACACGTCGCCCACCATCCAGGACTTCCTTGGCTTCCATCAGGTCAGACTTATGTGTATGAAAACACCAAATTGTCTTTTATTAGACAGATGCACACTACCGATAACGAACTGCGAAGGTAGACCGATCCGTTCCTGATATTGTTCGCAGTCTGACGTGGTGCGGCAGAGCGTCTTTGACCTCATCCATATCGACGACAGAGAAATGTTCAACTGCCAGCTGAAGCTCGGCGTCCACTTCCGCGAGACCGGAGAGGACGCCGGTAAGTTCCGGGATACGTCATAACCATCGTGATGATTATCGCTGAATGTTTTCTCTGCTTTGTCGAAAGCGCCCAAGAACGGCTCGCTCGGTCTCATGCCTCCGGAgaacttcttcttcttggagaGGAGCTTTTGCTGTCGCCTGCGCTGCCTCCTGGACAACACATCGGGATTCTTGGTGACTCATCGACGACTCATAAAAATGTTTGCGGTATTGGGTGTGATTACAGGATGAACCTAAAATGCACCAGAACCCGAACAGAAGTTAGTTTGGCTGTCTCTATACTTTTGGACGACTTTTTGGACAACTTGCTGTTCTCGCACAAAGAGCTGCAACAAATGTCTTGTGtgctaaatgctaacattagccTGACCTTCCTCCTCCAGGCTTTGAAATTTACCGGCCATCTGAAGTACCTGCGGGAGGATGGCGGCCCCGAGGGGAACCCCTTGCTGGCCTTATTTGCCATCGCCACGCCCCTGCAGCCGCCGTCCGTCATGGAGATCCGCACCAGGACGCTCATTTTCCAGACCAAACACCGGATGGATTTCGCCCCCCTGGCCATGGACACCAGGTACTAGCACCTGATGCTAAACTACGTTAGCCGAGTTTGtaatgaattgaaatgtcaCGAATGGCTATTTTTGTCAGGGGCAAACTGGTGTTGGGTTACTCCGAGACGGAATTGATGACCCCGGGTTCCGGTTATCACTTTGTGCACGGCGCCGACATGATGTACTGCGCCGATAACCACCTCAGGAGTACGTTGCCGAGTCTTGACCGCCACAAACCATCCTGTGACTTGTTTTCTAACTTGTCCTCCTCCTTCGGCCGCAGTGATGAAAACGGGAGACAGCGGCTTCactgtcttcaggctgctcACCAAGACGGGAAAGTGGTTGTGGGTGCAAGCCACCGCCCGGGTCGTCTTCAAAGACGGACGGCCCGACTTCATCGTCGCCCGCCAGAAGCCGCTGACGTAAGCGCCCGGCGACACTTCTGGCATCAGATCATTTTTATATCGGATGTGGTtgaaacatgaaaacatttccTCCAGGAATGAAGAGGGGGAGGAACAGCTCCAGCAGAGAAGACAGCAACTGCCTTTCAACTTAGCCACGGGAGAAGGTGTCCTCTACGACCTTTCCCTGGATGCCTTCACCGTCCCGGGCCCTCCTGACACCAAGGAGCCCCTGAGAGAAAGTCCCCTGGATCCCAGCTCCATCTTGGGATCCTTACACCGCCAAGACCGCTCACTTTATTTCCAGGATCCCGCCCCCCAATTCGACGCCTTTTCCCGCGTCGACGAACCGGAACCGGATCAGCCTCTGGAGCGAGTCTTCTCGGACAGCCACGCCCTGCTCAGCGTTCCGGGTCAGCTGGACGAGTCGTCCGGCTCCGGGGGATTGACCTCTCATCCCATGCTGCACTCGCTGGAGCAGATCCTGGGAGACTTGGGTGAAGGTGGACTGGACGGTCTGGAGGTCGAGCAGCGCGAGCTGAGGGACTGGGAGAACACGCTGCTCAGGATGAATCAAAACAGAGACTTGGATCACATCCTGGCCAACGACGTTTTCTCTTTTGTGGAGGAGGCTCTCGGGATAAAGACCTCAGAAGGGGAACGATCTCTCCAGCCTTCCCTAGATGCTCAGAAGCCGATAGAGTGTGGACAAGAAGTTCTTTCTGGCGCTTTGTTTTCCGCTGCGGGACTTTCTCCCAACTCTCCTCCGGGACACTGGCCCGCGAGCGACGGTTCATACCACCCCGAGATTCCCACCCGCTCCTGCCGCTTTCAAACAACTTGGCAACCTTTACCGATAACCTCCAACATCGGCCTACAGGGGGCGCCCTCGAATCTTTCCCAACAAGCCGCGTGGCCTCATCCCCCCCTCGGGGACACCACTGGCCCGCAGTTTTCCGGCAGCTGCATGTACAAACACCTCGCAAACTCCGGGCCTCGTGTCCCCCAGGGGGCGCCGTGTACGGGACTGGCCCACATCAGTGATCCAAACCCAGGCTTCGACCTGCCGCAAGCGGTCGGAGGAGCCTGGCCCCCGGCCGCAGCCGCCGGCCAGTCGCAGCTTTCCGCTTTTGGCGACATGTCCGGGGCAGGAGCGTACCTACCGGAACATccccctgaaaacagagctttgcAGTCCACCTTCTTCTGCTGGAAAGGTCAAGCTCAGGTGAGATTTATAAATGTTCCGtagatgaaatgaaattgcTAATACTAATTTCCGCCTCGACAGATGCCCAAAGTTCCCCTGGACTCGTACGCCTTCCCGGTGCAACCCCCGGGGAGTATCAACCTGCCCCAAAACACCGGCCCCTAGCCACCgggagccgagccgagccgcccggaaaagaaaaaaaaaagccttctcatttcaaagggactgaatcgctgctgtgtttttaacttttttcacAAAGCCGATGGGATGTCTTGCAACCTGAAGAAAGCCATAATTAGAGGCCAAGgacatttatttgtaaatgCAGTGCATCTAGAAAGTATTCAGTGCTTCACTTTTCCCACATTATGTTACGTCAGAGCCTTATTCTCATCATGACAACATAAAATAAGATatcgcttttttttaaaaatatatatttgcagAAATGTATTGAAAACTAACAACTTTTGGTAAGATCCAAGGTCAAAACAGAATCGAAAGAACATAACAGACGTGGGGTCAAAGTCAAGTGCTGCAAATAAATTCTAGattcattttttcaaaaatatatatttatatccaATAATACAATGCAATACAAGCAGAACTAATAGAAGACAATCtacattttgctttcaaagcaaatttttGAGCCAAGTTAAGTTTGACCCTCAAAAGGTGGACAATTGTCAAACTTGCCAATTACCTGGCAACATTTAAAGAACCGCAAtccatatatttattttactgaAAACTAACCTTGCATTTAGAAGTCATCGTAGCACTTTTCCACTAAAGATCATTAAATGATTCTCGAGCTCTTAGGAATCGCTTGTAAAGCGTCCATGTGTATTCAGACTTGTACCCGTGCAGAGATGATTGACAGTTTTCGGGCAGCTCATCATGCAGACCAAACGTCGACAAGACTCCTGCTTTGTATTCTCACTTTTCTATTAAAGCCAACCAAGCGACTGGAACTGGTCtagatgtgtttgtttttttctgtggctTTTACCAAAACCCGTCAGTGGCGGCCTGGTTCTGTGGCCGATGCAA
Protein-coding sequences here:
- the LOC119131127 gene encoding aryl hydrocarbon receptor-like encodes the protein MQGNVGVYAVKRRKKPIQKKYVAAPPPVKTNPSKRHRDRLNVELERLTGLLPFSEEVRNRLDKLSVLRLSVGYLKVKSYFHEQRRKCAPLRPGDGQSASLDGISFSEGELLLKSLNGFVLVVTGDGTVFYTSPTIQDFLGFHQSDVVRQSVFDLIHIDDREMFNCQLKLGVHFRETGEDAAPKNGSLGLMPPENFFFLERSFCCRLRCLLDNTSGFLALKFTGHLKYLREDGGPEGNPLLALFAIATPLQPPSVMEIRTRTLIFQTKHRMDFAPLAMDTRGKLVLGYSETELMTPGSGYHFVHGADMMYCADNHLRMMKTGDSGFTVFRLLTKTGKWLWVQATARVVFKDGRPDFIVARQKPLTNEEGEEQLQQRRQQLPFNLATGEGVLYDLSLDAFTVPGPPDTKEPLRESPLDPSSILGSLHRQDRSLYFQDPAPQFDAFSRVDEPEPDQPLERVFSDSHALLSVPGQLDESSGSGGLTSHPMLHSLEQILGDLGEGGLDGLEVEQRELRDWENTLLRMNQNRDLDHILANDVFSFVEEALGIKTSEGERSLQPSLDAQKPIECGQEVLSGALFSAAGLSPNSPPGHWPASDGSYHPEIPTRSCRFQTTWQPLPITSNIGLQGAPSNLSQQAAWPHPPLGDTTGPQFSGSCMYKHLANSGPRVPQGAPCTGLAHISDPNPGFDLPQAVGGAWPPAAAAGQSQLSAFGDMSGAGAYLPEHPPENRALQSTFFCWKGQAQMPKVPLDSYAFPVQPPGSINLPQNTGP